The DNA window CGCCGGTGGGCGATGAAGCCGTCGAGCCAGTCGTCCTTGGTGAGGGTGTAGCTGAGTTCGACCGGGTCGACGGTGACTTGCTCGGATGACATGGGAGGGCAGTGTATTCCCGGCGTCCCGTCCGTCTGGCGGATGGGTATGCCCGGTCGGCCATCGTCGACAAACTCCAGCGGCCGGGCATGAACACAGTCCGAAAGTCCAGGACTACGAAGACCTCGATCGGCTCTGCGACATACGCGGCCCGAGGGAGTCATCGTCGAGCTGGCCGAGCGGATCGGTACGGGCGCCGCAGCGGCGGTGACGGCCAGAGGCAGGTTCTAGGAATCGCGCCTGAGCCCAGCCATCGCCACCGAAGAAGGAGAACCACCAGAAGGACCTGGGGAGGGCAACCGTTCACCGCTGGTGCACGAGTTCGTCGACATCGCCGAGCGGTAGTCCCAGACGGCAGACCCCTCGCCTTCGGAAAGGCCCTGAGTATCGGCACTCGTCGCTACGGAGTCGCTGTGTCGGCGAAGGTTTCGCGGAGCGCCGGGTCCAGTGATCGGCCGGTCGTCGGCTCGATGAACAACTCGGCGAGCAGGAGGTCGGCGAGGTGGGCCGGGTTGACGCCCGACTCCTTGCGGCTCAGGGCCTGCAGCGCGCCGCCGAGTCGTAGGGAGGCCTTGACCGCGCCGGCCGGCAGGCGGGCGACCCGGCGACGTCGGCCGACCGCCTCGGCGATGCGCGCGATCATGTCGTTCCACGTGAGGTTCTCGTCAGCGACCGGAATGTCCTCACCGCGGGCCTGTTCGAGAGCGTCCACCGCGACCTCGGCCACGCTGCGCGCCGAGGCCGCCGCGGTCCCGCCGGCCGGGACGGCCAGCGGTGTCCGTGACCGTGCCCAACGGTCCAGCGGACCGGACCAGTTCGGTAGCCGGTCGCCGGCCCGGCCGAAGACGAAGGGCAACTCGAGCACGGCAACCGGCAGATCCGGGCCGGCGGCCGCCCGTCCCTCCCGGGCCCGCTCCACCCGGCATCGGATGTACGTGTGGCGGGCCGCGAGCCGCCACTGCGGACGCAGCCGGTCGAAGTAGGTGTAATACGAGCCCATGACCACACCGCGCGTGAGACCTTCCAGGCGGCCGGCCGTGAACAGGTTCACCACCGGCTCGACGTTGTCTCGGCGGAACGTCGGATAGATCGGCTTGCGTAGCGGTCGCTGCTCGTCCGTGCGGGTCGCGTACACCACCCCGTCATGACCGGCGACCAACGACCGCAGCTCGTCGACCGACGCAGACCCGACATCGATCAGATGATCAACACCGGGGCGGGCGGTACGCGCCACCGTCGTCGCGGCATGACCTCGCTCGCGCAGCACGTCCACGACATGGGCGCCGATCAGACCACTTCCACCCACCACGAGAATTCGCACGCCGAATCGTCCACTCTGGAGACCGCTGCTTGTCAAGTACGGATCGGATCCGGTTCCAGGGCCTGCCAGTTCAGGCGGCCCCGGTGCAGACGTTCCACGGCCATCCAGCCGAGAGCGAACGGCACGCCGCCCAGCGCGACGAGCCCCAGGACGTCAGCTCCGACCACGTCGAAGACGGCGCCCACGTCTCCGAACAACTGGGCGACGGTCTGGAAGGCGAGGTGGAAGCCGATGCCCGCCCAGATGTCACCGGTGGCGACGCGGAAGGCACCGAGGAAGAGAGCGAAAACGAAGAAGAGGAGCAGTCGGTCGGCGGAGGTGGCGGCGCCGACGAGGAACCCGAACAGGGTGAACAACACGGCCTGCCCGATGACGGCCTGCCAGGCCGGCAACCGGGTGGCGAGGTTGCGTTGCAGGTAGCCGCGGAAGACGAGTTCCTCCGGCAGCGCCTCGTAGAGCAGGACGAGCACGACCAGGAGTGCCGCCACCCGAAGGGCGTCCGCGGCGGAAGTGCGCGGGCTGATCTCGACCCAACCGAAGCCGAGGCAGAGCGCGAACCCCAGGGCGGCGGGCACGAGCCAGCAGGCCATGCCGAGCAGCAGGGGCCGCCATCCGGTGCGCAGGGAGGGCAACCCGAGACCGGTCCAGGGCCGCCGGTCGAGCAGCCGGCGGGCAACCACCACCAGGGGTACGACGAGCAGCGTCGTGAGGATGGCCCTGGCGACATGGGTCGGACGGTCGTAGTCACGGCCGAGCAGGGCACCGTGGTAGACGAACAGCCACACCAGCACGGTGCCGGCGAACACGATGAGGATTCGCCACGGCAGAGCGGGGCGTGCGTCGCGGGTTGCCCGGGGGTCGCGAGGTCGACCGCTCACCGCGCTCACCGTAGCCACCGAGGTCAAGGACGGGCCGTCAGCGACCGAGGACGAGGTACGTGAGGCCGAGGACTCCGCGATAGACCGTGAGGTACTGGTGCAGCCGGTCGTCGAGTTCCGCGCGGACCTCCGCCGCACGGGGGTCCTCCGGGTACGTCAGCAGCCACTCCTGCCGGCCGGCGAGCCAGGTGGACTCGAAGTCGTCCCACTCCCGTTGGTCGGCGGTGCTCAGGTGCAGGACCCGCCAACCGCGCTCGCGCGCCGCCTCGATGAGGCCTGGCAGATCGGTGACCTCCGCCCCGAAGATCTGCTCCGCCTCCCTGCTGGGGGGACGGTCCCAGTACCCCTCGCCGAACAGCAGCCGTCCACCCGGCCGGACCACGGCGGCGAGCGCGTCGAGGGCTGCACCGGTGCCGCCGAAGGCGTGCGCGGAGCCGATGCACAGGACCCGGTCGGCCGGCTCCTGCCAGGCCGCAGCTTCCCCCATCACGAACGCGACGTGCCGGTTCAGTGACCGGCCTGCGGCCAGCCTCCGTCCCCGGGCCAGCGCGGCGTCGTCGGTGTCGACGCCGACGCCCCTCGTCGCGACCGGTCCGGCGACACCGCCCGCGGCGACCGCTCTGAGCAGCAGCTCGCCCCAGCCGCAGCCGAGGTCGAGCACGCGCGAGCCGGGGCGGACGTCGAGCCGCTGAAGCAGCAGCGACGCGTGCTCCTCGGACAGTGGAGTGTTCCAGCGCATTCGGGCGTAGCGGCTGGTGGCGAGGTGGTCGATTGACTGCATCCGTTGAGGGTGTCAAGTCGTGATCGAGGGCGCACGTCCGGGCCGCCCCGCGCGCCGGAAGCCGTGATCGGGCGGCGGGCCGTACGGCAGGATCGGTGGGGTGGACACGGGCGAGCGGGGGCACGTCCGGCGGCCGACCCCGCAGGAGGTGGCGGCGGCGGCCGGCCGGGGACTGGTGGATGTGATCGGTCCCGGCCTGCGGGTGCTGTTCTGCGGCTTCAACCCGGGTCTCTACTCCGCCGCCGTGGGAGAGCACTTCGCCCGACGGGGCAGCCGCTTCTGGCCGGCCCTGCACCGCTCCGGCTTCACCGACCGGGAGCTGCACCCGTGGGAACGCGACGAGCTGCTGCGGCAGGGCGTCGGGATCACCAGCCTGAGCAACCGGGCCACCGCCCGCGCCGACGAGCTGACGTCGACGGAGCTGGTGGCCGGGGTGGCGGGGTTGGCGGTGAAGGCCGAGCGGCACCGGCCGCGGTGGGTGGCCATCCTCGGGGTGACCGCGTACCGGATCGCCTTTGCCCGGCCCCGGGCCGGGCTGGGCCCGCAGCCGGATCGGCTGGGCCTAGCCCGGGTCTGGGTGCTGCCCAACCCCAGTGGCCTGAACGCGCACTTCCCGTTGCCGGCGTTGACCGCCGAGTTCGCGGCGCTGTACGAGGAGACGCTCCGTCGTCCTTAGGGCGTGGCGCTCGTGAGGATGACGAGTTGCTGGGTCGCGCGGGTCATCGCGACATAGCGGTCGACCGCTCCATCGATGCCGCTGCCGAACGCCTCTGGGTCGACGAGGACGACCAGGTCGAACTCGAGCCCCTTCGACAGCTCCGGGGTCAGCGACCGGACGCGGGACGTCGTCGGGACGGTGGGATCACCGATGACGCAGGCGATGCCGTCGGCGTGCGCGGCGAGCCAGGTGTCGAGGATCGAGCTCAGGTCCGAGGCAGATCCGTGTACGACGGGGACGTCGCTGCTGCGGATGGACGTCGGCACGTTGGCATCGGGGAGCGCGGCCCGGATGACCGGCTCGGCTTCCGCCATGACCTCCTTCGGCGTCCGGTAGTTGATGCTCAGGGAGGCCAGGTTGACCCGGTCGAGCCCGATCCGCTCGAGCCGTTCCTGCCACGACTCGGTGAACCCGTGCCGTGCCTGGGCGCGGTCGCCGACGATGGTGAAGCTCCGGGACGGGCAGCGGAGCAGCAACATCTGCCACTCCGCGTCGGTCAGTTCCTGAGCCTCGTCCACGACGATGTGCGCGAACGGGCCGGCGAGCCGGTCCGGCTCGGCGCTGGGCAGTGCGGCCTCGTCGACCAGGGCGTCCTGGAGATCCAGTTGGCGCAGGCTCGACAGCACACCTTCACCGTCGTCATAGGTGTGGGCCTCAATCAGCTCGTCGATGACCGTGGCCCTGCGCTCCCGTTCAACGGCGACCGCGGCGTCGTGCTGGCGGTTGCGCCGTGACGCCTCCGGGTCGCCGAGCCGTTGCCGTGCCGCGTCCAGGAGCGGAAGGTCGGACACCGTCCAGGCCCGGGCCTCGCCGCGCTGGAGCTTCCGGACCTCGTCCGGGGTGAGCCAGGGCGCGCACCTGCGCAGGTAGGCCGGCACGGACCACAGGTCTCCGACGAGGTCGGTGGCGTCGAGCAACGGCCAGGCGCGGTTGATCGTCGTGAGCAGTTCCCGGTTCTGCAGCAGTGACCTGCGGACCAGGTCGTCCGGCTCATCGCCGTCGTACTTGTCCATCAGGATCGTGAGCAGTTCCTCCCAGATCTCGTCACGGGCCTCGTTGTGCGGGGTGCCCGGTCCCGGCGCCCGGAACGCCTCGGCCCAGTCGTCGGCGTTCAGCCTGATGTCGGTGTCGCCGGCCGTGACCGTCATCGGCCCGGGCGGCGGCTCCTCGTAGAACCTGACGGCCGCCTCGATCGCGTTCACCAGGTCCGCGGACGACTTCAGGCGGGCCACGTCCGGGTCGGTCTCGATGGTCGCCGCGGCGCCCTCGGGCACGAGGTCCCGCAGAGTGCAGGTCTGCACGTCCTGCTCGCCGAGGCTGGGCAGGACGTCGCCGACGTAGGCCAGGTAGGGCTGGTGCGGACCGACGAACAGCACGCCGCCGCGGCGTTGACCGAGGCGAGGGTCCGAGTAGAGGAGGTAGGCGGTGCGGTGCAGAGCGACGACCGTCTTGCCCGTACCCGGGCCGCCGTCGACGACGAGAGCGCCCCGGGACCCCGCTCGGATGATGGCGTCCTGGTCGGCCTGGATGGTGCCGAGCACGTCCCGCATCCGGGTCGACCGGCTGCCGCCCAGGCTGGCGATGAAGGCGGACTGGTCGTCGAGCGCGGCGTGCCCCTCCAACCCGTCCGGGGTGAACACCTCGTCCCAGTAGTCGCTGATCCGGGCGCGGGTCCAGCGATACCTGCGGCGGCTCGCCAGACCCATCGGGTTGCCGTGGGTCGCGCCGAAGAACGGTTCAGCCGCGGGGGAGCGCCAGTCGAGCAACAGCCGACGACCCGTGCTGTCCGTGAGGCCACGTCGTCCGACGTACACCGGCTCGGGGTTGTCGGCACTGACCATGCGTCCGATGCACAGGTCCAGACCGAAGCGGCGCAGTGCGCGTAGGCGAGCAGTCAGCCGGCGGACGTCCATGTCCCGGTCCACCGCCTGCCGGCCCTTGCCGCCGGGCGCCCTGCGCGCGGCGTCGAGACGGTCGGACAGCTCGGCGAACAACTCCTCGAGGCTCTCCGCGAGGGCCGCGAAGTGCCGCTCGTCGCGGGCGACCAGCGCCGGGTCGGCCTTGGGGGAGAGATGGTCGGGAAGGTCAAAGACACTGGTGGTCAGGGGGCTCACGCATCGGCTCCGATCTGAGGTCGCGGGCAACCGGGTACTCCGGATTTCCGCAGGTCCTGGCCTCGGTCGGCGATTCTGCGGCATCACCCGGGTCTTGCCGCAAGCCCCCCGGTGCGCTATACGTTAGAAGTGGCAGGGAGTGGGTTCGCCTCCTTTCCATTGATCGTCCGCAGTGGCGGACACTCTCCTCGCTCAGCTGAGGCGCGCTGGCGCGCGGCGTCACGTCGCGAGGTTCGCCAGGACCTCAGGCGGGCTGGGCGGAGTCGGGGGTCTCCCGGGCGAGTGCCTGGTAGTACGGCTGCATCGCGGGGTGATAGTCGTCGAACTCGGGCCGGGGCGAGCCGTCCCGGGAGGCGACGAGCATGTCCAGGTAGTACTCCCAGCCGGCGCCCACCTCGGCGATGCCCTCCACGCTGGTGAGGTGCTGGACGAACCGCAGCTCGGTCGTGCCGTCCGCCTCGGACAGCTCCATCTCCAGCAGCCAGGTGCCGTAGCTGTCTTTCATCGATACGGCGAGTCGCCGCTGCGGTTCGCAGGCGTCGATGTGGACGTCGCACCAGGGCTGCTGCTCCTCGTACGCCATCTGCACCCGGATGGTCCGGCCGGGCGCGGCGTCGCCCTCCCACGGGCCGAACCAGCGGGCCGTGCGCTCCGGTTCGGTCAGGCTGGCCCACACGTCCGCCGCCGGGGCACGGAACGTCCGGGTGAGGACGAGATCGTGGCCGGTGGCGGTGCGAAACAGTCGTCCGGCGGGTGTACGGGTCATGCCGTGTGCTCCCTTCGGTACTCCGCCGGGCCGCCGCTGCGGCGGTCCCGGCGGGTTCGGTAGACCTCGGTCTCCAACGCGTCGAGGTGCCGCTCCCACCGGTCGGCGGTGACCAGCCCGGCGAGCCAGTCGACCAGTTCGGCGAGCGGACCGGGATCGAGGCGGTAGATCCGCTTCCGGCCGACCAGGTCGTCGCGGACCAGCCCGCTCTCGCGCAACACCCGTAGATGTCGGCTGATCGCGGGTCGGCTGATCGCGAACCGCTGGGCGATCTCGCCCGCGGCCAGCGGCTCGTCGCGCAGCATGGTCAGGATGCGCCGCCGTACCGGGTCCGCGATCGCGGTGGCCACCTCGTTCACCCCCGAAGCGTAACCGATGAGTTACGGTTCCGCGCGAGCAGGAAGCCCTGGGCGGACTTCTCGTTACGGCCGGCTGTGGGTGGCGTCGATGCGCTCGGAGATCATGACGCTCGACGGTGGTGGGCAGGATCGGTCGCCCCAAACGGCTGCGTCGATGGTGGGCACATGATCACCCGACCTGGCAGTCTTTACGGCGTGGCCGCCCTGCTTCGCTCCCGAGTGACCGACTGGACCGTCGCCGTACCCGTGCTCGCCGTGCTGGTGCTGCTCGTGACATGGGGGCGGGAGTTACCCGCGCCCGTCGTCGTGGTGGTGGCGGCGTTGCTGGGTGGCGCGGTGCTCGCGGCGGTGCACCACGCCGAGGTGGTCGCCCACCGGGTCGGTGAGCCGTACGGGTCGCTGGTGCTCGCCGTCGCGGTCACCGTGATCGAGGTCGCCCTGATCGTCACGCTGATGGTAAGCGGCCCGGAGAAGACCCAGTCGCTCGCGCGGGACACCGTTTTCGCCGCGGTCATGATCACCTGTAACGGGATACTCGGCCTGTCCCTGCTGCTCGGAGCGCTGCGCCGGCGGGTGGCGGTGTTCAACCCGGAGGGCACCGGCGGGGCGTTGGCCACCGTGATCACCCTGGCCACCCTGAGCCTGGTCATTCCGACGTTCACCACGGCCCGGCCGGGTCCGGAGTTCAGCCCGGCCCAGCTCGTGTTCGCCGCCGTCGCGTCGCTGGCGCTGTACGGGCTGTTCGTGCTGGTGCAGACCGGCCGGCACCGCGACTACTTCCTACCGGTCGACAGCCAGGGCCGGGTGATAGACGCGGAGGAGCACGCGAAGCCGCCGACCACCCGTGCGGCGCTGGTCAGCCTGGGACTGCTGCTGGTCGCGCTGGTCGCGGTGGTCGGCGACGCCAAAACCGTCTCCCCGACCATCGAGGCCGGGGTTGCGGCGGCGAACCTGCCCCACGCGTTCGTCGGCGTGATCATCGCGCTGCTGGTGCTGCTGCCGGAAACCCTGGCCGCCGCCCGCGCCGCCCGCCGAGACCGGGTGCAGATCAGCCTGAATCTCGCGCTCGGCTCGGCGATGGCCAGCATCGGCCTGACCATCCCGGCGATCGCGATCGCCTCGATCTGGTTGGACGGCCCGCTGCTGCTGGGCCTCGGCGGCACCCAGCTCGCGCTGCTCGCGCTCACCGCGGTGACCGCGGTGCTGACCGTGGTGCCGGGCCGGGCCAACGTGTTGCAGGGCGGCGTACACCTGGTGTTGCTGGCCGCGTTCGTCTTCCTGGCCGCCAGTCCCTGACCCGTGCGTGAAGGAAGGGCCCCTTGTTGACGCCAGGCGTTAAGAAGGGGCCCTTCCTTTCCCGACCGGCGGTGCGTCGTCCGCCAGCCGGTCCGCGCGGGCGTTCAGGTAGCGCTGCTGCGCCAGGTTCGTTGACCATGCCGCCGCCATCCGGTACGCCTCGCGCGCCGCGACCCGTTCCCCGAGCAGTTCCCACAGGTGGGCGCGGGCGGCCGGTAGGCGGGGGTCGTCGGCCAGCCGGGTGTCGTCGGCCAGCTCGGCGAGCAGTGCCAGCCCGGCCGGCGCGCCCCGGCTCATCGCCACGGCCACCGCGTGGTTGAGCGCCACGACCGGGTTGTCGGAGATACCCAGCAGCACCTCGTACAGGGCGGTGATCTGTGCCCAGTCGGTGGCCGCCGCGCTGGGCGCCTCGTCGTGCACGGCCGCGATGGCCGCCTGGAGCTGGTACGGCCCGACAACCCCGCGCGGTAGCGCCGCGGTGATCAGGGCGACCCCTTCGGCGATCTGGTCGACGCGCCACCGGCCGCGGTCCTGCTCGGCCATCGGCACCAGCTCGCCGTGCGGGCCGATCCGGGCCGGGGCGCGGGCGCCGGTGAGCAGCATCAGCGCGAGGAGTCCAGTCACCTCGGGATCGTCCGGCAGCAGGCGGTGCACCAACCGGGTCAGCCGGATCGCCTCGGCGGTCAGGTCGCCGCGCAGCAGGCCGGAGCCGGCGGTGCGCGCGTACCCCTCGGTGAATATCAGGTACAGCACGTGCAGCACGGCGGCGAGCCGGTCGGCGCGCTCCGGGGCGGTGGGCGGCGCGAACCGCAGCCCGCTGGCCCGGATCCGCTGTTTGCCCCGGCTGATCCGCCGGGTCATCGTCGCCTCCGGCACCAGGAAGGCCCGGGCCACCTCGGCGGTGCTCAACCCGCCCACCGCGCGCAGTGTGAGCGCGATCTGCGAGGCCGGCGAGAGCGCGGGGTGGCAGCACAGGAACAGCAGGATGAGTGTGTCGTCGGCGTCCGCCGGTGGCCGGTCGGCGGCGGACGCCTGCCGCTGCTCGGGCAGCACCCACCGCGCCACGGCGTCCTCCCGCCGCATCCGGGCCTGCTCGCTGCGCAGCAGGTCGGTCAGCCGGCGGGACGCGACGGTGATCAACCAGCCCCGGGGATTCTCCGGTACGCCGTCGCGTGGCCAGCCGCTCGCCGCGGCGATCAGCGCCTCCTGGACGGCGTCCTCGGCGGTGTCGAAGTGCCCGTAGCGACGCACCAGCGCGCCGAGGACCTGCGGCGCCAGCGCACGCAGCAGGTCCTCGACCGGTGGAGTGCTGGCCGGCATCGCTCAGCCAGCCAGGTCCTCGACGCCGTCCAGAACCGGCCGCACGTCCACGTACCCGCCGGGGGCGTCCGGGTCGACCAGGCCGGCGGCGATCTCGGTGGCCCGGTCGAAGCTGGCGCACTCCACGATGGTGTAGCCGGCCAGCACCTCCTGCGTCTCCGGGTACGGGCCGTCGGTGACCACCGGCGCGCCGTCGCGCACCTGCACGCGGCGGGCGTGCACCGGCTCGCTGAGCCCCCGGGCGTCGACCAGTTCCCCGGACTCGGCGAGCGCCTGGTGGTACGTCTCCATGTGCTTGTGCATGGCCGCGATCTGCTCGGCCGACATGGCCGGCCGGTCGGTCGCCCGGCCGATCAGCACGTCGTAGTCCTGCTGCGAGCCGTAGAGCAGGATCATGTACTTCACGGTGGTCCCTCCTGTTCCGGCGCCGCGACGGCGCCGCTTCACCAGAGACGTCGAAGCCATTCCCCCCCACCCGGACACGCTACGACCCCCAACCCCACCCACCCCCGCACCGCACCGCGCACCGCACACCGCGCGTCGATCATGAAGTTGTTGTCACGACACGCCGCGCCACTCGGCAATAACTTCATGATCACCGGCGGGAGCGCGGGGCGCGGACGGCGCGGAGCGCGGGCGTGGGCGTGGGCGTGGGGGACGGTGTTGTGGTGGGGGGTGGTTAACGTGGCGGGATGACGACGGTGTGGGTGGTGGTTGGGGTCTTCGCCGCGGCGGGGGGTGCGGCGTTCGGGGTGGTGGTGTGGCGTGACCGGGCCCGGTTGCGCTCCGCCGACGACGATGCCGCCGGGCGGGACGCCCGGGCCATCCAGCACCGGTACGAGGCCGAGAGGCACGCCGACCAGGGCGACCTGTGGCAGCGTGGCCGCGACAGCACAGGTTGACCGGTCACTGCCCGTAGGAGAGTCGCAGCCGGTTGTTGATCAGGTAGTTGAGCCGGTGTCGCAGGTATCCGAGGGTGCTCTCGCCCGGCAGTTCCCCGTCGGTGGTGAGCGTCCAGCGCAGCGCGCAGTCCCGGCCGGGCGACGCGGGAGCCAGGTCGAAGCGGATCCGGTCGAGGGGCCGGTGCGGCCAGAGCGACGACCAGATCAGCAGCACCGGCGCGTAACCCGCCATCACCCGGGGCGCCACCTCGTCGTCGCGCAGCTCCAGCCACGGCCGGCTGCCGGCCTCGTACGGGTCGCGCAGCGAGCGCCACACGATGTGCGGCGGGGCCGGCTGGCTGCGCCGGCGGCTGCCCAGCACGTGCAAGACGACCCTCCTCACCGGACGGCGACATCCGCCCCGGCCCATTGTGGCCGTTCGACGCCGACTCCGTGAACCGCGCCTGAGCCGTGAACCATCCGGTGGCCACGCGCGTGAATGAGGTGGTGGGCATGGCGGC is part of the Micromonospora cremea genome and encodes:
- a CDS encoding NAD-dependent epimerase/dehydratase family protein — its product is MRILVVGGSGLIGAHVVDVLRERGHAATTVARTARPGVDHLIDVGSASVDELRSLVAGHDGVVYATRTDEQRPLRKPIYPTFRRDNVEPVVNLFTAGRLEGLTRGVVMGSYYTYFDRLRPQWRLAARHTYIRCRVERAREGRAAAGPDLPVAVLELPFVFGRAGDRLPNWSGPLDRWARSRTPLAVPAGGTAAASARSVAEVAVDALEQARGEDIPVADENLTWNDMIARIAEAVGRRRRVARLPAGAVKASLRLGGALQALSRKESGVNPAHLADLLLAELFIEPTTGRSLDPALRETFADTATP
- a CDS encoding CPBP family intramembrane glutamic endopeptidase codes for the protein MSGRPRDPRATRDARPALPWRILIVFAGTVLVWLFVYHGALLGRDYDRPTHVARAILTTLLVVPLVVVARRLLDRRPWTGLGLPSLRTGWRPLLLGMACWLVPAALGFALCLGFGWVEISPRTSAADALRVAALLVVLVLLYEALPEELVFRGYLQRNLATRLPAWQAVIGQAVLFTLFGFLVGAATSADRLLLFFVFALFLGAFRVATGDIWAGIGFHLAFQTVAQLFGDVGAVFDVVGADVLGLVALGGVPFALGWMAVERLHRGRLNWQALEPDPIRT
- a CDS encoding SAM-dependent methyltransferase codes for the protein MQSIDHLATSRYARMRWNTPLSEEHASLLLQRLDVRPGSRVLDLGCGWGELLLRAVAAGGVAGPVATRGVGVDTDDAALARGRRLAAGRSLNRHVAFVMGEAAAWQEPADRVLCIGSAHAFGGTGAALDALAAVVRPGGRLLFGEGYWDRPPSREAEQIFGAEVTDLPGLIEAARERGWRVLHLSTADQREWDDFESTWLAGRQEWLLTYPEDPRAAEVRAELDDRLHQYLTVYRGVLGLTYLVLGR
- the mug gene encoding G/U mismatch-specific DNA glycosylase, which codes for MDTGERGHVRRPTPQEVAAAAGRGLVDVIGPGLRVLFCGFNPGLYSAAVGEHFARRGSRFWPALHRSGFTDRELHPWERDELLRQGVGITSLSNRATARADELTSTELVAGVAGLAVKAERHRPRWVAILGVTAYRIAFARPRAGLGPQPDRLGLARVWVLPNPSGLNAHFPLPALTAEFAALYEETLRRP
- the helR gene encoding RNA polymerase recycling motor ATPase HelR, which gives rise to MTTSVFDLPDHLSPKADPALVARDERHFAALAESLEELFAELSDRLDAARRAPGGKGRQAVDRDMDVRRLTARLRALRRFGLDLCIGRMVSADNPEPVYVGRRGLTDSTGRRLLLDWRSPAAEPFFGATHGNPMGLASRRRYRWTRARISDYWDEVFTPDGLEGHAALDDQSAFIASLGGSRSTRMRDVLGTIQADQDAIIRAGSRGALVVDGGPGTGKTVVALHRTAYLLYSDPRLGQRRGGVLFVGPHQPYLAYVGDVLPSLGEQDVQTCTLRDLVPEGAAATIETDPDVARLKSSADLVNAIEAAVRFYEEPPPGPMTVTAGDTDIRLNADDWAEAFRAPGPGTPHNEARDEIWEELLTILMDKYDGDEPDDLVRRSLLQNRELLTTINRAWPLLDATDLVGDLWSVPAYLRRCAPWLTPDEVRKLQRGEARAWTVSDLPLLDAARQRLGDPEASRRNRQHDAAVAVERERRATVIDELIEAHTYDDGEGVLSSLRQLDLQDALVDEAALPSAEPDRLAGPFAHIVVDEAQELTDAEWQMLLLRCPSRSFTIVGDRAQARHGFTESWQERLERIGLDRVNLASLSINYRTPKEVMAEAEPVIRAALPDANVPTSIRSSDVPVVHGSASDLSSILDTWLAAHADGIACVIGDPTVPTTSRVRSLTPELSKGLEFDLVVLVDPEAFGSGIDGAVDRYVAMTRATQQLVILTSATP
- a CDS encoding SRPBCC family protein, with the protein product MTRTPAGRLFRTATGHDLVLTRTFRAPAADVWASLTEPERTARWFGPWEGDAAPGRTIRVQMAYEEQQPWCDVHIDACEPQRRLAVSMKDSYGTWLLEMELSEADGTTELRFVQHLTSVEGIAEVGAGWEYYLDMLVASRDGSPRPEFDDYHPAMQPYYQALARETPDSAQPA
- a CDS encoding metalloregulator ArsR/SmtB family transcription factor, encoding MNEVATAIADPVRRRILTMLRDEPLAAGEIAQRFAISRPAISRHLRVLRESGLVRDDLVGRKRIYRLDPGPLAELVDWLAGLVTADRWERHLDALETEVYRTRRDRRSGGPAEYRREHTA
- a CDS encoding calcium:proton antiporter, yielding MITRPGSLYGVAALLRSRVTDWTVAVPVLAVLVLLVTWGRELPAPVVVVVAALLGGAVLAAVHHAEVVAHRVGEPYGSLVLAVAVTVIEVALIVTLMVSGPEKTQSLARDTVFAAVMITCNGILGLSLLLGALRRRVAVFNPEGTGGALATVITLATLSLVIPTFTTARPGPEFSPAQLVFAAVASLALYGLFVLVQTGRHRDYFLPVDSQGRVIDAEEHAKPPTTRAALVSLGLLLVALVAVVGDAKTVSPTIEAGVAAANLPHAFVGVIIALLVLLPETLAAARAARRDRVQISLNLALGSAMASIGLTIPAIAIASIWLDGPLLLGLGGTQLALLALTAVTAVLTVVPGRANVLQGGVHLVLLAAFVFLAASP
- a CDS encoding RNA polymerase sigma factor encodes the protein MPASTPPVEDLLRALAPQVLGALVRRYGHFDTAEDAVQEALIAAASGWPRDGVPENPRGWLITVASRRLTDLLRSEQARMRREDAVARWVLPEQRQASAADRPPADADDTLILLFLCCHPALSPASQIALTLRAVGGLSTAEVARAFLVPEATMTRRISRGKQRIRASGLRFAPPTAPERADRLAAVLHVLYLIFTEGYARTAGSGLLRGDLTAEAIRLTRLVHRLLPDDPEVTGLLALMLLTGARAPARIGPHGELVPMAEQDRGRWRVDQIAEGVALITAALPRGVVGPYQLQAAIAAVHDEAPSAAATDWAQITALYEVLLGISDNPVVALNHAVAVAMSRGAPAGLALLAELADDTRLADDPRLPAARAHLWELLGERVAAREAYRMAAAWSTNLAQQRYLNARADRLADDAPPVGKGRAPS
- a CDS encoding YciI family protein, which translates into the protein MILLYGSQQDYDVLIGRATDRPAMSAEQIAAMHKHMETYHQALAESGELVDARGLSEPVHARRVQVRDGAPVVTDGPYPETQEVLAGYTIVECASFDRATEIAAGLVDPDAPGGYVDVRPVLDGVEDLAG